A region from the Malus domestica chromosome 07, GDT2T_hap1 genome encodes:
- the LOC103434877 gene encoding elongator complex protein 1 isoform X2, protein MNNLKLYSEVSLNLHLQSEEELILFSAFDIEQNRLFLASSANNIYATHLSSIQNERAWSKTSISAQVNQIELDPEDFITSFSYLMEKEALLVGTGNGLLLLHSVDDNASQVVGGVDGGVKCVAPSPDGDLLAITTGSGQVLVMTQDWDLLYETALEDLPEDGNHVCEQQLSSKFTFESPISWRGDGKYFVTLGEVQDSTSLVKRLKIWERHSGAVHAVSESKSFMGSVVDWMPSGAKIAAVYDRKTENECPSIVFFERNGLERNLFSINEQTNATIEFLKWNCSSDLLAAVVRCENYDCVKVWYFSNNHWYLKSEVRYPRQDGVRFVWNPTKSLQLLCWTLGGQITSYDFIWNSAVMDVSTALVIDDSKILVTPFSLYLMPPPMYLFSLKFPSAVRDFAFYSKNSKNSKNCVAAFLSDGSLCVVELPATDTWEELEGKEFSVEASISESPFGSFLHMTWLDPHKILAVSHYGFSHSNYLSRTTSSADGAGFYLQEIELVCSENHAPGSVTCSGWHAKVSSQSSLEEMIISIAPNPARKGSAFVQFDGGKVCEYVPKFGIPRGVPKQDWSFSSTCPSMSVVLVGNSGPLEPLIFGLDESCRLHVNGKIICNNCNSFSLYSNLDDQVITHLVLATKQDCLFIADITDILHREVEIKFEKSIQAGNKKREDHGDSINIWERGAKVVGVLHGDEAAVILQTTRGNLESIYPRKLVLASICNALVQRRFRDAFLMVRRHRIDFNIIVDYCSWQVFLQSASEFVKQVNNLNYITEFVCAINNENTTETLYKFFISLPFPKEAKDDSKGFDSNNKISSVLLAIRRALEEHSQEVPARELCILTTLARSDPPALDEALERIKVIREMELSGSNDQRRMLYPSAEEALKHLLWLSDSESVYEAALGLYDLNLAAMVALNSQRDPKEFLPFLQELESMPVTLMRYNIDLRLHRFEKALKHIVSAGDTCYADSLNLMKKNPHLFPLGLQLIADPAKKKQVLEAWGDHLSGEKCFDDAAATYLCCSSLEKALKSYHACGNWSKVLTVAGLLKLGEDEIMQMAHELCEELQALGKPREAAKIALEYCGDINNGTNLLISARDWEEALRVAFMHNRQDLVSDVKNASLECARLLVGEYEEGVEKVGKYLARYLALRQRRLLLAAKIQSEERSMIDLDDDTASEASSNFSGMSAYTTGTRFSSGTSARSSAASKARDARRQRKRGKIRPGSPGEELALADHLKGMSLTTGALQELKSLLLSLVMLGEVETARKLQRAAENLQLSHMAAVKLTEDTISSDIIDERTQTLDHYTQTIRSEVQNSEAFFWRCKVFHSP, encoded by the exons ATGAATAATCTGAAGCTCTACTCGGAGGTCTCTCTGAATCTCCACTTACAATCCGAAGAGGAGCTCATACTCTTCTCCGCATTCGACATTGAGCAGAATCGCTTGTTCTTAGCTTCCTCCGCCAATAACATCTACGCCACTCACCTCTCCTCCATCCAG AATGAAAGGGCGTGGAGCAAAACCTCGATATCGGCGCAAGTTAATCAAATCGAATTGGATCCCGAGGACTTCATCACTTCATTTAGTTACCTCATGGAGAAAGAGGCGCTCTTGGTGGGAACTGGCAATGGGCTTCTGCTGCTGCATTCTGTGGATGATAATGCCTCCCAAGTTGTTGGCGGAGTGGATGGCGGTGTTAAGTGCGTTGCGCCTAGTCCGGATGGTGACCTTCTTGCCATAACCACTGGGTCTGGGCAGGTGCTGGTTATGACTCAGGATTGGGATTTGTTGTACGAGACTGCGCTGGAGGATCTACCGGAAGATGGCAACCACGTAT GTGAACAGCAATTATCTTCTAAGTTCACATTTGAAAGCCCTATTTCCTGGCGAGGTGATGGGAAGTACTTTGTCACACTAGGTGAGGTGCAGGATTCAACGTCCTTGGTTAAGAGGCTTAAAATTTGGGAGCGACATTCAGGAGCAGTACATGCTGTTTCTGAATCAAAGTCGTTCATGGGATCAGTTGTGGACTGGATGCCCAGTGGAGCAAAAATTGCAGCTGTTTATGATAGGAAAACAGAAAATGAGTGCCCCTCAATAGTTTTCTTTGAGAGAAATGGGTTAGAAAGAAACTTGTTTAGCATCAATGAGCAAACAAATGCAACCATAGAATTTCTCAAGTGGAATTGCAGTTCAGATCTTCTTGCTGCTGTTGTCAGATGTGAAAACTATGACTGTGTCAAGGTTTGGTATTTCAGTAACAACCACTGGTACTTAAAATCTGAAGTTAGATACCCAAGACAGGATGGTGTGAGGTTTGTCTGGAATCCAACAAAGTCACTGCAGTTATTATGTTGGACTCTTGGTGGCCAGATTACATCGTATGACTTCATATGGAATTCAGCTGTGATGGATGTCTCAACTGCGCTAGTAATTGATGACTCCAAGATACTTGTAACCCCTTTTTCTTTATACCTAATGCCACCACCCATGTACTTATTCAGCCTTAAATTCCCCAGTGCTGTCCGAGACTTCGCCTTCTATTCCAAGAATTCCAAGAATTCTAAGAACTGTGTGGCTGCTTTTCTATCAGATGGTTCTTTATGTGTCGTTGAGCTTCCTGCCACTGATACTTGGGAAGAATTAGAAGGCAAAGAGTTTTCTGTTGAAGCATCCATTTCTGAATCACCATTTGGTTCTTTTTTGCATATGACATGGTTGGACCCACATAAAATTCTTGCTGTTTCTCACTATGGGTTCAGTCATAGTAATTATTTATCTCGAACTACATCAAGTGCGGATGGTGCTGGCTTTTATTTGCAGGAAATTGAGCTTGTATGTTCTGAGAATCATGCCCCTGGTTCAGTGACATGCTCAGGCTGGCATGCAAAAGTTTCCAGCCAAAGCTCTCTGGAAGAGATGATTATATCAATTGCTCCTAATCCTGCTAGAAAAGGTTCAGCATTTGTCCAATTTGATGGTGGAAAGGTTTGCGAGTATGTCCCAAAGTTCGGCATTCCTAGAGGAGTTCCAAAACAGGATTGGAGTTTCTCATCAACTTGCCCTTCTATGAGTGTGGTTCTAGTTGGAAACAGTGGGCCATTGGAACCTTTAATTTTTGGCCTTGATGAGAGCTGTAGGCTGCACGTCAATGGGAAGATAATATGCAACAACTGCAACAGTTTCTCTTTGTACTCAAATTTGGATGACCAAGTGATCACGCATTTAGTTTTGGCAACTAAGCAGGATTGTCTTTTTATTGCTGACATCACAGATATATTGCATAGAGAGGTGGAAATAAAATTCGAGAAATCCATCCAAGCTGGTAACAAGAAACGAGAAGATCATGGAGACTCCATAAACATATGGGAAAGAGGTGCAAAAGTTGTTGGAGTTCTGCATGGAGATGAAGCTGCTGTTATTTTGCAAACAACTCGGGGGAACCTAGAATCCATTTATCCAAGAAAATTGGTCCTGGCTTCTATTTGCAATGCATTGGTACAGAGGCGTTTCAGAGATGCATTTCTCATGGTGAGGCGGCATAGGATAGATTTCAATATTATTGTTGACTATTGTAGTTGGCAAGTGTTTCTCCAATCAGCTTCAGAATTTGTCAAGCAGGTTAATAATTTGAACTACATAACTGAGTTTGTTTGTGCTATAAACAACGAAAACACTACAGAGACActgtataaattttttatttctctaCCCTTCCCGAAAGAAGCTAAAGATGACTCCAAGGGTTTTGATTCTAATAACAAGATATCTTCTGTGCTTCTGGCCATAAGGAGAGCTCTTGAGGAACATTCGCAGGAAGTTCCTGCAAGGGAGCTTTGCATTTTAACCACTCTAGCCCGTAGCGACCCCCCTGCACTTGATGAGGCTTTGGAGAGAATAAAAGTTATCCGTGAAATGGAATTGTCAGGTTCCAATGACCAAAGGAGAATGTTGTACCCCTCTGCTGAAGAGGCTTTGAAGCATCTCCTTTGGTTATCTGATTCTGAGTCTGTTTATGAAGCTGCTTTAGGCCTTTACGATTTGAACCTTGCAGCTATGGTGGCATTGAACTCTCAGCGGGACCCTAAAGAATTCCTTCCTTTTCTTCAGGAATTGGAATCTATGCCAGTTACTTTGATGCGTTATAACATTGACCTTAGGCTGCACAGGTTTGAGAAAGCTCTCAAGCACATTGTTTCTGCAGGAGACACTTGTTATGCAGATTCTCTGAACCTGATGAAGAAAAATCCTCATCTTTTCCCCTTGGGACTTCAATTGATTGCTGATCCTGCCAAGAAGAAGCAAGTCCTCGAGGCCTGGGGAGACCATCTTAGTGGTGAAAAATGCTTCGATGATGCTGCCGCCACTTATTTGTGCTGTTCCAGTTTGGAAAAGGCTTTGAAGTCATACCATGCTTGTGGTAATTGGAGTAAGGTGCTTACAGTTGCTGGGCTTCTAAAACTGGGTGAAGATGAGATTATGCAAATGGCTCATGAGCTTTGTGAAGAACTTCAAGCACTTGGTAAACCAAGGGAAGCAGCCAAAATTGCTCTGGAGTATTGTGGTGACATTAACAATGGGACAAATTTGCTGATTAGTGCAAGGGACTGGGAGGAAGCATTGAGAGTCGCTTTTATGCACAATAGACAGGATTTAGTCTctgatgtgaagaatgcatcCTTGGAATGTGCAAGGTTGCTTGTTGGTGAATATGAGGAAGGTGTGGAGAAAGTAGGGAAGTACTTGGCTCGCTACTTGGCTTTAAGACAAAGAAGGTTACTTCTGGCAGCAAAAATCCAGTCAGAGGAACGGTCAATGATTGATCTTGATGATGATACTGCTTCAGAAGCTAGCAGTAATTTCAGTGGAATGAGTGCTTACACCACAGG GACCAGGTTCAGCTCTGGTACATCTGCCCGATCAAGTGCAGCTAGCAAGGCAAGAGACGCCAGGCGCCAGAGGAAAAGAGGGAAAATCCGTCCCGGAAG TCCTGGTGAGGAACTTGCtctggctgaccacttgaagggaaTGTCTCTAACGACTGGAGCTTTGCAAGAGCTAAAATCTTTGTTGCTTTCGCTTGTCATGCTTGGCGAGGTTGAAACCGCAAGGAAGCTGCAGAGGGCTGCGGAAAACCTTCAACTGTCTCATATGGCAGCAGTCAAACTAACTGAAGATACAATATCCAGTGATATCATAGATGAGCGCACACAGACTTTGGATCATTACACACAAACTATCAGAAGTGAAGTGCAGAACTCCGAGGCTTTCTTCTGGCGGTGTAAGGTATTTCATTCCCCGTAA
- the LOC103434877 gene encoding elongator complex protein 1 isoform X1, whose protein sequence is MNNLKLYSEVSLNLHLQSEEELILFSAFDIEQNRLFLASSANNIYATHLSSIQNERAWSKTSISAQVNQIELDPEDFITSFSYLMEKEALLVGTGNGLLLLHSVDDNASQVVGGVDGGVKCVAPSPDGDLLAITTGSGQVLVMTQDWDLLYETALEDLPEDGNHVCEQQLSSKFTFESPISWRGDGKYFVTLGEVQDSTSLVKRLKIWERHSGAVHAVSESKSFMGSVVDWMPSGAKIAAVYDRKTENECPSIVFFERNGLERNLFSINEQTNATIEFLKWNCSSDLLAAVVRCENYDCVKVWYFSNNHWYLKSEVRYPRQDGVRFVWNPTKSLQLLCWTLGGQITSYDFIWNSAVMDVSTALVIDDSKILVTPFSLYLMPPPMYLFSLKFPSAVRDFAFYSKNSKNSKNCVAAFLSDGSLCVVELPATDTWEELEGKEFSVEASISESPFGSFLHMTWLDPHKILAVSHYGFSHSNYLSRTTSSADGAGFYLQEIELVCSENHAPGSVTCSGWHAKVSSQSSLEEMIISIAPNPARKGSAFVQFDGGKVCEYVPKFGIPRGVPKQDWSFSSTCPSMSVVLVGNSGPLEPLIFGLDESCRLHVNGKIICNNCNSFSLYSNLDDQVITHLVLATKQDCLFIADITDILHREVEIKFEKSIQAGNKKREDHGDSINIWERGAKVVGVLHGDEAAVILQTTRGNLESIYPRKLVLASICNALVQRRFRDAFLMVRRHRIDFNIIVDYCSWQVFLQSASEFVKQVNNLNYITEFVCAINNENTTETLYKFFISLPFPKEAKDDSKGFDSNNKISSVLLAIRRALEEHSQEVPARELCILTTLARSDPPALDEALERIKVIREMELSGSNDQRRMLYPSAEEALKHLLWLSDSESVYEAALGLYDLNLAAMVALNSQRDPKEFLPFLQELESMPVTLMRYNIDLRLHRFEKALKHIVSAGDTCYADSLNLMKKNPHLFPLGLQLIADPAKKKQVLEAWGDHLSGEKCFDDAAATYLCCSSLEKALKSYHACGNWSKVLTVAGLLKLGEDEIMQMAHELCEELQALGKPREAAKIALEYCGDINNGTNLLISARDWEEALRVAFMHNRQDLVSDVKNASLECARLLVGEYEEGVEKVGKYLARYLALRQRRLLLAAKIQSEERSMIDLDDDTASEASSNFSGMSAYTTGLYLSHFFKDRIVEDSGTSARSSAASKARDARRQRKRGKIRPGSPGEELALADHLKGMSLTTGALQELKSLLLSLVMLGEVETARKLQRAAENLQLSHMAAVKLTEDTISSDIIDERTQTLDHYTQTIRSEVQNSEAFFWRCKVFHSP, encoded by the exons ATGAATAATCTGAAGCTCTACTCGGAGGTCTCTCTGAATCTCCACTTACAATCCGAAGAGGAGCTCATACTCTTCTCCGCATTCGACATTGAGCAGAATCGCTTGTTCTTAGCTTCCTCCGCCAATAACATCTACGCCACTCACCTCTCCTCCATCCAG AATGAAAGGGCGTGGAGCAAAACCTCGATATCGGCGCAAGTTAATCAAATCGAATTGGATCCCGAGGACTTCATCACTTCATTTAGTTACCTCATGGAGAAAGAGGCGCTCTTGGTGGGAACTGGCAATGGGCTTCTGCTGCTGCATTCTGTGGATGATAATGCCTCCCAAGTTGTTGGCGGAGTGGATGGCGGTGTTAAGTGCGTTGCGCCTAGTCCGGATGGTGACCTTCTTGCCATAACCACTGGGTCTGGGCAGGTGCTGGTTATGACTCAGGATTGGGATTTGTTGTACGAGACTGCGCTGGAGGATCTACCGGAAGATGGCAACCACGTAT GTGAACAGCAATTATCTTCTAAGTTCACATTTGAAAGCCCTATTTCCTGGCGAGGTGATGGGAAGTACTTTGTCACACTAGGTGAGGTGCAGGATTCAACGTCCTTGGTTAAGAGGCTTAAAATTTGGGAGCGACATTCAGGAGCAGTACATGCTGTTTCTGAATCAAAGTCGTTCATGGGATCAGTTGTGGACTGGATGCCCAGTGGAGCAAAAATTGCAGCTGTTTATGATAGGAAAACAGAAAATGAGTGCCCCTCAATAGTTTTCTTTGAGAGAAATGGGTTAGAAAGAAACTTGTTTAGCATCAATGAGCAAACAAATGCAACCATAGAATTTCTCAAGTGGAATTGCAGTTCAGATCTTCTTGCTGCTGTTGTCAGATGTGAAAACTATGACTGTGTCAAGGTTTGGTATTTCAGTAACAACCACTGGTACTTAAAATCTGAAGTTAGATACCCAAGACAGGATGGTGTGAGGTTTGTCTGGAATCCAACAAAGTCACTGCAGTTATTATGTTGGACTCTTGGTGGCCAGATTACATCGTATGACTTCATATGGAATTCAGCTGTGATGGATGTCTCAACTGCGCTAGTAATTGATGACTCCAAGATACTTGTAACCCCTTTTTCTTTATACCTAATGCCACCACCCATGTACTTATTCAGCCTTAAATTCCCCAGTGCTGTCCGAGACTTCGCCTTCTATTCCAAGAATTCCAAGAATTCTAAGAACTGTGTGGCTGCTTTTCTATCAGATGGTTCTTTATGTGTCGTTGAGCTTCCTGCCACTGATACTTGGGAAGAATTAGAAGGCAAAGAGTTTTCTGTTGAAGCATCCATTTCTGAATCACCATTTGGTTCTTTTTTGCATATGACATGGTTGGACCCACATAAAATTCTTGCTGTTTCTCACTATGGGTTCAGTCATAGTAATTATTTATCTCGAACTACATCAAGTGCGGATGGTGCTGGCTTTTATTTGCAGGAAATTGAGCTTGTATGTTCTGAGAATCATGCCCCTGGTTCAGTGACATGCTCAGGCTGGCATGCAAAAGTTTCCAGCCAAAGCTCTCTGGAAGAGATGATTATATCAATTGCTCCTAATCCTGCTAGAAAAGGTTCAGCATTTGTCCAATTTGATGGTGGAAAGGTTTGCGAGTATGTCCCAAAGTTCGGCATTCCTAGAGGAGTTCCAAAACAGGATTGGAGTTTCTCATCAACTTGCCCTTCTATGAGTGTGGTTCTAGTTGGAAACAGTGGGCCATTGGAACCTTTAATTTTTGGCCTTGATGAGAGCTGTAGGCTGCACGTCAATGGGAAGATAATATGCAACAACTGCAACAGTTTCTCTTTGTACTCAAATTTGGATGACCAAGTGATCACGCATTTAGTTTTGGCAACTAAGCAGGATTGTCTTTTTATTGCTGACATCACAGATATATTGCATAGAGAGGTGGAAATAAAATTCGAGAAATCCATCCAAGCTGGTAACAAGAAACGAGAAGATCATGGAGACTCCATAAACATATGGGAAAGAGGTGCAAAAGTTGTTGGAGTTCTGCATGGAGATGAAGCTGCTGTTATTTTGCAAACAACTCGGGGGAACCTAGAATCCATTTATCCAAGAAAATTGGTCCTGGCTTCTATTTGCAATGCATTGGTACAGAGGCGTTTCAGAGATGCATTTCTCATGGTGAGGCGGCATAGGATAGATTTCAATATTATTGTTGACTATTGTAGTTGGCAAGTGTTTCTCCAATCAGCTTCAGAATTTGTCAAGCAGGTTAATAATTTGAACTACATAACTGAGTTTGTTTGTGCTATAAACAACGAAAACACTACAGAGACActgtataaattttttatttctctaCCCTTCCCGAAAGAAGCTAAAGATGACTCCAAGGGTTTTGATTCTAATAACAAGATATCTTCTGTGCTTCTGGCCATAAGGAGAGCTCTTGAGGAACATTCGCAGGAAGTTCCTGCAAGGGAGCTTTGCATTTTAACCACTCTAGCCCGTAGCGACCCCCCTGCACTTGATGAGGCTTTGGAGAGAATAAAAGTTATCCGTGAAATGGAATTGTCAGGTTCCAATGACCAAAGGAGAATGTTGTACCCCTCTGCTGAAGAGGCTTTGAAGCATCTCCTTTGGTTATCTGATTCTGAGTCTGTTTATGAAGCTGCTTTAGGCCTTTACGATTTGAACCTTGCAGCTATGGTGGCATTGAACTCTCAGCGGGACCCTAAAGAATTCCTTCCTTTTCTTCAGGAATTGGAATCTATGCCAGTTACTTTGATGCGTTATAACATTGACCTTAGGCTGCACAGGTTTGAGAAAGCTCTCAAGCACATTGTTTCTGCAGGAGACACTTGTTATGCAGATTCTCTGAACCTGATGAAGAAAAATCCTCATCTTTTCCCCTTGGGACTTCAATTGATTGCTGATCCTGCCAAGAAGAAGCAAGTCCTCGAGGCCTGGGGAGACCATCTTAGTGGTGAAAAATGCTTCGATGATGCTGCCGCCACTTATTTGTGCTGTTCCAGTTTGGAAAAGGCTTTGAAGTCATACCATGCTTGTGGTAATTGGAGTAAGGTGCTTACAGTTGCTGGGCTTCTAAAACTGGGTGAAGATGAGATTATGCAAATGGCTCATGAGCTTTGTGAAGAACTTCAAGCACTTGGTAAACCAAGGGAAGCAGCCAAAATTGCTCTGGAGTATTGTGGTGACATTAACAATGGGACAAATTTGCTGATTAGTGCAAGGGACTGGGAGGAAGCATTGAGAGTCGCTTTTATGCACAATAGACAGGATTTAGTCTctgatgtgaagaatgcatcCTTGGAATGTGCAAGGTTGCTTGTTGGTGAATATGAGGAAGGTGTGGAGAAAGTAGGGAAGTACTTGGCTCGCTACTTGGCTTTAAGACAAAGAAGGTTACTTCTGGCAGCAAAAATCCAGTCAGAGGAACGGTCAATGATTGATCTTGATGATGATACTGCTTCAGAAGCTAGCAGTAATTTCAGTGGAATGAGTGCTTACACCACAGG TTTATATTTGAGCCATTTCTTCAAAGATCGTATTGTGGAGGA CTCTGGTACATCTGCCCGATCAAGTGCAGCTAGCAAGGCAAGAGACGCCAGGCGCCAGAGGAAAAGAGGGAAAATCCGTCCCGGAAG TCCTGGTGAGGAACTTGCtctggctgaccacttgaagggaaTGTCTCTAACGACTGGAGCTTTGCAAGAGCTAAAATCTTTGTTGCTTTCGCTTGTCATGCTTGGCGAGGTTGAAACCGCAAGGAAGCTGCAGAGGGCTGCGGAAAACCTTCAACTGTCTCATATGGCAGCAGTCAAACTAACTGAAGATACAATATCCAGTGATATCATAGATGAGCGCACACAGACTTTGGATCATTACACACAAACTATCAGAAGTGAAGTGCAGAACTCCGAGGCTTTCTTCTGGCGGTGTAAGGTATTTCATTCCCCGTAA